A region from the Volucribacter amazonae genome encodes:
- a CDS encoding flavin monoamine oxidase family protein, protein MDNIIIIGGGISGLYAAYLLQQQGRNYQLLEADSQLGGRAKGIAVTDNHQLELGATWYWRDFQAELDQLIQQLGLTTFDASTGKLLMEYQAHQPAKAYASPYVDGQRLQGGMPALIHALAQGLNPRNIYLNQRVKSIHLQGQKLHIQSQNQHYQASQVLLAIPPRLAVQQIQFFPALPPIIQQQWQGTATWMASQAKYIAVYDRPFWREQGLSGQAHSQVGPMVEVHDISDEQGTFGALFGFIGLSAKARQQLGEDKLIQQCQAQFIRLFGQSASAVRASYLKDWATDPFIATPADQAPHLTHPTAPIALLPEPWQAKLYGISSEFSPNFTGFLAGAVESARLAVARL, encoded by the coding sequence ATGGACAACATTATCATTATTGGTGGCGGTATAAGCGGATTATATGCCGCCTATTTACTGCAACAACAAGGGCGAAATTATCAGTTGTTAGAGGCGGATAGCCAATTAGGCGGACGAGCCAAAGGCATTGCCGTTACCGATAATCATCAACTTGAATTGGGAGCAACTTGGTACTGGCGTGATTTTCAAGCTGAATTGGATCAACTGATCCAACAACTTGGCTTAACCACTTTTGATGCCAGCACAGGAAAACTTTTAATGGAATATCAGGCTCATCAACCCGCCAAAGCCTATGCTAGCCCTTATGTGGACGGACAACGCTTGCAAGGCGGAATGCCCGCCCTTATTCACGCCCTTGCTCAAGGCTTAAACCCTCGCAACATTTATCTTAATCAAAGGGTTAAAAGCATTCATTTACAAGGGCAAAAACTGCATATACAAAGCCAAAATCAACATTATCAAGCCAGTCAAGTGTTACTAGCGATACCGCCTCGCCTTGCGGTGCAACAAATCCAGTTTTTTCCAGCGTTGCCACCGATAATTCAACAACAATGGCAAGGGACCGCCACTTGGATGGCTTCACAGGCGAAATATATTGCCGTTTATGATCGTCCTTTTTGGCGAGAACAAGGGCTATCAGGACAAGCACATAGTCAAGTTGGACCGATGGTAGAAGTTCACGATATTAGCGATGAACAAGGCACATTTGGGGCATTATTTGGCTTTATCGGACTATCTGCCAAAGCACGTCAGCAATTAGGCGAAGATAAGCTAATACAGCAATGCCAAGCACAATTCATACGCCTATTTGGGCAATCGGCAAGTGCGGTGCGTGCAAGCTATTTAAAAGATTGGGCAACCGATCCCTTTATCGCCACCCCAGCGGATCAAGCCCCACACTTAACCCACCCCACCGCCCCAATAGCCTTATTACCTGAACCTTGGCAAGCCAAACTCTATGGCATTAGCAGTGAATTTTCCCCTAATTTCACAGGTTTTCTTGCAGGCGCAGTGGAAAGTGCAAGATTAGCAGTGGCGAGGTTATAA
- a CDS encoding SDR family NAD(P)-dependent oxidoreductase has translation MKRFSLKTAIITGGGSGIGKEVAKRLVAEGANVVIGGRNADKLAQAAQEIDRTGQHIRYLAGDIALPSTAQGLVELAEQAFGGVDILINNAGIFNPKPFLDLSEQEYDQFLNVILKGKFFMAQAAAKAMQKRGGGAIVQTGSLWALQAVAATPSSAYSAANAGVHALTKNLAIELASANIRINTVAPAVVETPVYHTFMTEEQVKETLPSFNQFHPLGRNGQPADIAEAILFFASEQAAWITGTVLPVDGGVMAGK, from the coding sequence ATGAAAAGATTTTCTTTAAAAACAGCAATTATTACTGGCGGCGGTTCAGGTATTGGTAAAGAAGTGGCAAAACGTTTAGTCGCCGAGGGGGCAAATGTGGTGATTGGTGGGCGTAATGCCGACAAATTGGCACAAGCGGCACAAGAAATTGATCGCACAGGGCAACATATTCGTTATTTAGCAGGGGATATTGCCTTGCCAAGTACCGCACAAGGCTTAGTTGAGTTGGCGGAGCAAGCCTTTGGTGGGGTAGATATTTTGATCAACAATGCTGGGATTTTTAATCCTAAGCCCTTTTTGGACTTATCCGAACAAGAATATGACCAGTTTTTAAATGTGATTTTAAAAGGCAAATTTTTTATGGCACAAGCAGCCGCCAAAGCGATGCAAAAACGGGGTGGTGGGGCGATTGTGCAAACAGGTTCGCTTTGGGCATTACAAGCCGTAGCAGCAACCCCGTCGTCTGCTTATTCTGCGGCTAATGCTGGGGTACACGCCTTAACCAAGAATTTAGCCATTGAGCTAGCCAGTGCCAATATTCGCATTAATACCGTTGCTCCTGCGGTGGTGGAAACCCCTGTTTATCATACGTTTATGACAGAGGAACAAGTGAAAGAAACTTTACCGAGTTTCAATCAATTTCACCCCTTGGGCAGAAACGGACAACCTGCGGATATTGCTGAAGCGATTTTATTTTTCGCCAGTGAACAAGCCGCTTGGATCACAGGCACGGTGCTACCTGTTGACGGCGGTGTAATGGCGGGTAAATAG
- a CDS encoding NADH-dependent flavin oxidoreductase, producing MTLWSSSPQGEVQPEELAFLASRAQGAAMVITAAALVSPEGKAFAGQPEIRWQWLDSLTQWAKSIQTQGAKAILQLHHGGQRALVNQQGQIFNVNQLTSSQIERIIHAFAQATEIALAAGFDGVEIMGANGFLLQQFVSRQTNQRQDQWGEPFAFVQAVCQAVFSQAQAKPAFIVGYRFSPEEAGEQGLTMAETLQLVEQLAQLPLQYVHISLWDFFKKARRGADPNAYRIALVHQQLNGRLPLIGVGNLTDIHKIQHAFATGWAEFLAIGKAALLNPDWVARIATEQPLRSELDPQQADRYGLSTGLWQKCLQGASYLPVIKGQESATKFEQLY from the coding sequence ATGACCCTTTGGTCTTCTTCGCCACAAGGCGAGGTACAGCCTGAAGAATTGGCTTTTTTAGCCAGTCGTGCGCAAGGGGCGGCAATGGTAATTACGGCGGCAGCATTGGTTTCGCCAGAGGGCAAAGCCTTTGCGGGGCAGCCTGAAATCCGTTGGCAATGGCTTGATTCTTTAACCCAATGGGCGAAAAGTATTCAAACGCAGGGGGCGAAAGCGATTTTACAACTGCATCATGGCGGACAGCGTGCATTAGTTAATCAACAAGGGCAAATATTCAATGTCAATCAATTAACTTCTAGCCAAATTGAACGGATTATCCATGCCTTTGCCCAAGCCACAGAAATTGCCTTAGCCGCAGGGTTTGACGGCGTGGAAATCATGGGGGCAAATGGTTTTTTACTGCAACAATTTGTTTCTCGGCAAACCAATCAACGCCAAGACCAATGGGGCGAGCCTTTTGCCTTTGTGCAAGCGGTTTGTCAAGCGGTGTTCTCTCAAGCACAGGCAAAACCCGCGTTTATCGTGGGCTATCGTTTTTCCCCAGAAGAGGCAGGCGAGCAGGGGCTAACCATGGCAGAAACCTTGCAATTAGTGGAACAATTAGCCCAACTTCCCTTGCAATATGTACATATTTCCCTTTGGGATTTTTTCAAAAAAGCCAGACGAGGAGCAGATCCCAATGCCTACCGTATTGCCTTAGTGCATCAACAATTAAATGGGCGTTTGCCCCTAATTGGGGTAGGAAACCTAACGGATATTCACAAAATTCAACACGCCTTTGCCACAGGCTGGGCAGAATTTCTTGCTATAGGTAAAGCCGCCTTGCTTAATCCTGATTGGGTGGCACGCATTGCCACAGAACAACCATTGCGAAGTGAACTGGATCCACAACAAGCTGATCGCTATGGTTTATCCACAGGCTTATGGCAAAAATGCTTACAAGGTGCGAGCTATTTGCCTGTGATAAAAGGGCAGGAAAGTGCGACTAAATTTGAACAACTTTATTAG